tgatatatacgAAGGAATTTTGGATGTGGAGAGCACCAGTTCATCCAatcattacaaaacaaaaggaCACAAATCAATGTTTTTAAGACCACAAAAGAGGGATTCAAAGGGTTCAACTACCCTTCACAGTTCAACAAAGGGTAATTACAGAAACTTTATGTATACACAAACTTATATTACacattatctaataaaattggcttaattctttttttcctatttttattgaatttatttaatttattcatgatacttttcttttcaatttgactcttaatttttattttgtttccccattttaaaatttttattctaatatcaaattaattctaaccttataataaaaatattaatataacaattatataataatcaaattttatcacaatttgaaaaaaaaataaaattctttcattttataaatattaagattaaattaaataaaaatagccaacataaaaattaaattaactataaaatacAAATACGTGATAATGACCCTCACTCAGAAGACTATGGGACCTTACacattaacatttatttaaaacttcaaaaaaattaaaaattaaaaaaaatcataaactgaacattaattatttaaacaaactaaaataaacaacattgataaaaattaaagatcaaattaaacaaaaaaaaaattataacaaataaattcaataaacttaacaaaaataaaaatcaaatcagtatttaaatctataaaataatataaaattatgataaaacatatatttgaacaaaaaataaatcacgtgtttaaacatttaaaaacttcataaaaaatgttaaataataacaattcaTTTTTTACTTGTGCACTTTctgacatttatttattttaaaaagtagataaatgattctccttttgaaatttttttcacattGGTGGAATCGATGACTTCTTACAATGCTTTTGAACACaacacaaatgaaaaaaataacgtCAAAAATTGATCAATAATGTGTAATTTACAACATTCTTGATCAGAAAACCAAGATTACTTGATTTTTCCCCCAACACAAACATCCCATCTGCAATGAGACCTCAATCCTCATTACAGAGGAAGAAGATAGGGAGAAATTCAACCCAGGATTCAAGTAATTCCCTGAAATACTGTGACACTTGTCGTACAACTCGAGTTGGCCAGACAATCATTTTATCACTGTCTTGCTTCAACCCGATGagctcaaatgaaaaataatgctcttaataaaacttattttctaGGCCTTCTCTTCAAAACTTTCACTGTAAGCACGAATACCACCGTGACACAAGAAATAGtccaaaagcaaaaacaagtTTTCTATACAAATAATGGTAAAATGGTTCAAGTTTCAGTCAGAAGGTTGTTGGTTGGGTGCTAGATATCCTTTCAGATACTTAGACAGCTATGTTAAGAAAACTACTACGAACACAGAGCAGTGTTTGATGAGAAAAGTGACTACTGCTTTGTCTTGATAATGAAGTTCTCCTCAGGCTGCTTTTCCCAAAAAAAATTTGCAGCCTCTATCCATCGGGGATGAACCAaaaacttgttttctttcacTGCCCATCTGGACTTCTCAGTACCAACGTCAGTACCGACTACATGTGTCACAGATGGGTCAAGTTCTGTCAAACAAGTAGCTCCCAACTGCTCTGCCATCTTCCTCAGAGATGGTAATGCACCATGAAAAATACGGCTGAAAACGATTACACATCCACCCAAGACTTCACTTCGAACTGATGACAAAACCTTGAAAAGATGAATTGACTGTAAGGAACTCATCAAGAGAATCACACATTGAAATTGTAAAACTAAATGAATAGTTCCACTGACATAACGAGAGCAATAAGATGAACAAATATGAGTAACTTGACTACCTGCCTCACATCTCGGTCAACAAGATCTTCTTGACGTTTCTACAAAGAATTCCCCACCACACAATTTTAGTATTGTATCAGAAATAGCAAACATGTAATCGGGATGGCAATACGAGAAGTAACATACATCAAAGAATTTGCAATGTACTTTCTTGAGCACTTTGAGAATTTTTGCAAGTGCTCCATCagtttcatcttcatcatttccCAGTTCAGCAAGGGATTTGCAATTGAAACCAAACTGCCGACAACTCGAAGCAAAAAAATGGTATCTTTCCATCAGTATAAGATTATCTTTATGCTTCATCCATGCCTGCAGCATTTTCATACATCCCGTTAAAAAGAGACAATTTAGTTCATAATTTCAAAATGACAAATGGCACCTGAAACATTCATTATACGGGTACATCATAGAACATCTTAAACTGAGGTttctatatagaaaaaaaaaattatattcaatttctaAACAAAAAGGGTCCAATGTTGACCATTATCAGGCAAACCATTACACTAAAACCTCACAAGAGAAAGATAGGAAGTCATGACAGTTATAGTAGTTCAAGCACCACATGATCAGTAGTGCCCAGTTAAAATTGCCATTCAAGTTGTCTTCAAAATCCTGTTGGGAGGGGCAATGTTATGCAAGATCCTCAGACACAAGAAATAAAGatagagagaataaaaaatgtGGTTGGAAGGGAGACCTCAATAAAGGTGATTAGCCAGATTCCACGATGGATATTAATTATCGACAAACTCAGTGAATACTCTCAATAACATGGGATAAAAAGCACAATCACTGGATATGCAAAATGATTTCTGAAAGACCTTTAGACTCAAGCAAAGGCGATTCTTTTTCATAACAAACTCTAGTATAGggtataacttttttattcatattatacACTCATTTTTcgtttatttcattaaaattgaaacatatCCATTTAGAAGTAGTTTGACCGAAGTTGTGAGCCATACAAGACTGCTAACAACGGCTGAAAGGAAGGCATGTAGCAATTGATATACAATATTTTCTTCCATTACGTctgaattaattataaaaaagaaaaaaagcaatTGACTTCATAGGACATGCCAAACCAGTATGTCATTCATAtagagtaaaagaaaaatactctAGGATAGTCTTCCacgtgaatttttttttatcaaacaaacaTTCCGATTAATTAACTCAGCACTACAAATAAAAAACGAGCAATGCACTCACGTGTTCTGTATCATCAAGAATTAAGACCGCACTTTCTTGCCCTAGCACAACATCAAGACCCTTCTGATGCTTCTGTGTACCATCATCACGAGAAATAACCTTCGCATTGAAGTATTCTCCTCGAGGATCAAGTAGCTTAGCCATCTCCAATGCATATGGCCTATCACCCATGGTATATATGTACATCTCAAACATTTCACTTGCTTCTTTCAGAAATGATCGGACAAAGGGCCGTAACTTGGTCATCATATGCATGTGCTCCAATTTGAAGAGGCTACCTTTAGAGACATCTATGATTTGATTCCATTACATATAAGTTCAGAAACGCAACGTCCACAATAAGAAGTAATAAGAACCCAGAACATCAAAGGttgaaataaaggaaaagttaAGAGAAAATACACACACAATGAACTACAAGTACTGAAAAAGCttcattttacaaaaaaaaaaaatgctagaCTTTAAGTTGAATTTATTCAAAGAACTTTCAACTATATAAGAAATGTCATTTTTCGAGAAAGTTAGGACATTAATTAGTTAGTCTCGGGACTAGTAAGTTAAACACATAGGAGGGTGCAAGGGGAAAGGATCCACTCTATCTTGGACCATTGGAGAATTTGTGAATGGAGTAATCTTTTGTGAAGGGAAATCCTAGAAGGAGAGATCTCCTATACTCTGCTCTATCCATCCAATCCAATCCAATAagatctttcttttctttcccatTTGTATTTTCCGTTCTTAACAAGGACAGCATGACTTGACTCTATTTATGACATGTTAGATGAAACATAGATGTTGcaattgcataaaaaaataaaatgatattctCCATTTCTATTCCCATTCTTAACAAGGGCATAACTAGATTCTATATATGACATGTTAGATGAAGCATGGAAAAAGAAACGATGATAGTAATCTTATGCAATCAACAAACACAAGATTAAGAAATATGAGAATAGACAGAAATCACTCATTCATTCCCCTGCCACACACTCTAACAAACCAAGTCCAAAAGGTTCATGCTGCATACATTTCAGTAAAAGATTATCTAATCACACAGTAGTAGTAATATAACAGATATCTACAGTCAGTTTTATAATAAGACGAGATTGCAATGGCCAAATAGATTAACTGATATCAATGAAATGATTGacgaaaaaaaacatttaagcAAAACTGCAGATTTAGAATACAATTACCATTTACCAAAAGCATAAGCACATTGATTTACACGTACCTTGAAGAGAATCTGTCCGATTAAACAAATGTGACTCTTCTGGACTCAAATGAGAAAGGTGAGTGGAATTTAGCAGAGTGTGATCTAGGTCTAGAACAAAGTAGAGTTTTCTCCGACACAGCAAACTCTTCATGTCTGTATTGCGTAATCTAGAAATTTCCTCATCATGAAGTCTCAGTCCCTGGAAATAGAATTTTTCCATCATGTTTAATAAACTGGTATTTGGCTAAATTAAGCAACCTAGATTATGTTTACTAGCCAACCATCTTGCTAACAAATTATGTAAATGTTATGTTAAAGATTAGAGGatatttataatctttataGTACAAACACCATCAAATTCTGGTGGCACATATAATCCATTGGTTCAACTTAACACTTATATATGAATGTCCCAgcaaatcatattttaattcttataggaatttaaatataaaaacatatccTAAATGAATGGTACTACAGGTTCAACACTAcactttttattcttaatagaTAACAAACAACCATTAAACCAGGAAATCACTATTTACTGTTCTACAACTTATTTCAGAATAATACGAGTGACATGAATTGCAAAAAACTGTGTCACGCTGTAACAACTATCCAAAACTAAATTTGTAACTCCATAAGATAAACATCTGAAACAATGCATACCTTCTGTATGTGCCCAAATGTCTATTTCttataagaatttttaaaacaaaaatttatcccATGAGTGGTGCTACAGGTTCATCACTACACATTTTATTCGTAATAGATAACCATTAAACCACGAAATCACTATTTAACATTGTACAGCTTATTTCAGGTTAATCCAACGGTGACGTAAATTGCAAAAACTGCCATGTAGCAGTAACAACTATCTAAAACTAAATTTGGAATTCCATAGCATAACCATCTCAAACAGATGGATACCTTATGTATGTACCCAAA
This genomic stretch from Vigna radiata var. radiata cultivar VC1973A chromosome 7, Vradiata_ver6, whole genome shotgun sequence harbors:
- the LOC106765464 gene encoding RNA polymerase II C-terminal domain phosphatase-like 4 isoform X2, with amino-acid sequence MSAVADSPVHSSSSDDFAAFLDTELGASSPDSSPVKEAENEDELESVRIKRRKIESIEETEGSTSEGIIKQNLEASVDVDVCAHPGSFGSMCIRCGQKLDGESGVTFGYIHKGLRLHDEEISRLRNTDMKSLLCRRKLYFVLDLDHTLLNSTHLSHLSPEESHLFNRTDSLQDVSKGSLFKLEHMHMMTKLRPFVRSFLKEASEMFEMYIYTMGDRPYALEMAKLLDPRGEYFNAKVISRDDGTQKHQKGLDVVLGQESAVLILDDTEHAWMKHKDNLILMERYHFFASSCRQFGFNCKSLAELGNDEDETDGALAKILKVLKKVHCKFFDKRQEDLVDRDVRQVLSSVRSEVLGGCVIVFSRIFHGALPSLRKMAEQLGATCLTELDPSVTHVVGTDVGTEKSRWAVKENKFLVHPRWIEAANFFWEKQPEENFIIKTKQ
- the LOC106765464 gene encoding RNA polymerase II C-terminal domain phosphatase-like 4 isoform X1, which gives rise to MSAVADSPVHSSSSDDFAAFLDTELGASSPDSSPVKEAENEDELESVSRIKRRKIESIEETEGSTSEGIIKQNLEASVDVDVCAHPGSFGSMCIRCGQKLDGESGVTFGYIHKGLRLHDEEISRLRNTDMKSLLCRRKLYFVLDLDHTLLNSTHLSHLSPEESHLFNRTDSLQDVSKGSLFKLEHMHMMTKLRPFVRSFLKEASEMFEMYIYTMGDRPYALEMAKLLDPRGEYFNAKVISRDDGTQKHQKGLDVVLGQESAVLILDDTEHAWMKHKDNLILMERYHFFASSCRQFGFNCKSLAELGNDEDETDGALAKILKVLKKVHCKFFDKRQEDLVDRDVRQVLSSVRSEVLGGCVIVFSRIFHGALPSLRKMAEQLGATCLTELDPSVTHVVGTDVGTEKSRWAVKENKFLVHPRWIEAANFFWEKQPEENFIIKTKQ
- the LOC106765464 gene encoding RNA polymerase II C-terminal domain phosphatase-like 4 isoform X3 — translated: MSAVADSPVHSSSSDDFAAFLDTELGASSPDSSPVKEAENEDELESVSRIKRRKIESIEETEGSTSEGIIKQNLEASVDVDVCAHPGSFGSMCIRCGQKLDGESGVTFGYIHKGLRLHDEEISRLRNTDMKSLLCRRKLYFVLDLDHTLLNSTHLSHLSPEESHLFNRTDSLQDVSKGSLFKLEHMHMMTKLRPFVRSFLKEASEMFEMYIYTMGDRPYALEMAKLLDPRGEYFNAKVISRDDGTQKHQKGLDVVLGQESAVLILDDTEHAWMKHKDNLILMERYHFFASSCRQFGFNCKSLAELGNDEDETDGALAKILKVLKKVHCKFFDKRQEDLVDRDVRFCHQFEVKSWVDV